A single Lactuca sativa cultivar Salinas chromosome 8, Lsat_Salinas_v11, whole genome shotgun sequence DNA region contains:
- the LOC128128012 gene encoding uncharacterized protein LOC128128012 produces the protein MALQQTTESVSDLNAKFLEMLSFCPSFAGNEAWLVSQYTTILRTEIREFVSMQEFPTLSAIMDAARRREIELQTQTKRKASDTSSKTSGDAQKKQKQGGKSRYEYRPSSSQGEKNPLICYNCKKPGHHWKNCRAPPVSAGPQITSAAPVYYHCNETGHKKPECPKLKAGKGSGGTNPAIASSSKGPTMVTRGRAHQMTADEPVITATVAGTYLLDSEPAVVMFDSGATHSFVSRTFINRLGCSIGKLARPMVVEVADNRTIYVTDVYRGCTLEFSGVEFPIDLIPIAMRELCVIVGKSWEIPLDYGEEYSYVTTYIEGHVPSSWHQ, from the exons atggccttacAGCAAACTACCGAGTCTGTTAGCGACTTGAACGCCAAGTTCTTGGAGATGCTATCTTTTTGTCCCTCATTTGCTGGGAACGAGGCCTGGTTGGTCAGCCAATACACTACCATTCTACGTACCGAGATTCGAGAATTCGTTAGCATGCAGGAGTTCCCGACTTTATCCGCGATCATGGATGCAGCGAggaggagggaaatcgagttgcagACCCAGACCAAGAGGAAGGCCAGTGACACCTCCTCCAAGACATCCGGAGATGCCCAGAAAAAGCAAAAGCAGGGTGGTAAGTCAAGGTATGAGTACAGGCCGTCTTCAAGTCAGGGCGAGAAAAATCCGTTGATATGCTACAACTGTAAAAAGCCAGGGCATCATTGGAAGAATTGTAGGGCTCCCCCTGTGAGTGCAGGTCCTCAGATTACTTCTGCTGCTCCCGTCTACTATCACTGCAACGAGACGGGACACAAGAAGCCCGAATGTCCAAAGTTGAAGGCTGGTAAAGGAAGCGGGGGTACAAATCCTGCAATTGCATCGTCTTCTAAGGGACCCACTATGGTGACACGAGGTCGTGCTCACCAGATGACTGCGGATGAGCCGGTGATTACCGCGACAGTGGCag GCACTTATTTGCTAGATTCCGAGCCTGctgttgttatgtttgatagcgGTGCTACCCATTCTTTTGTATCTCGCACGTTTATTAATCGTCTGGGGTGTAGTATCGGAAAATTAGCACGCCCAATGGTTGTCGAAGTTGCCGACAACCGCACTATTTATGTCACCGATGTCTATCGGGGTTGCACTCTCGAGTTTTCTGGAGTTGAATTCCCTATTGATCTTATCCCTATTGCGATGCGAGAGCTCTGcgttatcgtag